The following proteins are encoded in a genomic region of Triticum dicoccoides isolate Atlit2015 ecotype Zavitan chromosome 1B, WEW_v2.0, whole genome shotgun sequence:
- the LOC119316118 gene encoding thionin-like, giving the protein MAMRGNNVKTIVMMLVVVGVVAMEQTQQVQASHCCYDLNSVDTYFKCRAKSDSTVSECCGVSAGYISEAAGFECKPGYIDIETALQATNYCKIGCTASLCNKLTPSGKGAMEHCTSGCHDLCTKNNAEIAQVITA; this is encoded by the exons ATGGCTATGAGAGGCAACAATGTCAAGACCATTGTGATGATGCTCGTAGTTGTGGGTGTTGTGGCCATGGAGCAAACCCAGCAAGTACAAGCATCCCACTGTTGTTATGATCTCAACTCGGTCGATACCTATTTTAAGTGCCGCGCAAAATCTGATAGCACTGTCTCAGAGTGCTGCGGTGTTTCCGCTGGCTATATATCAGAAGCCGCTGGATTTGAATGCAAGCCCGGTTATATAGATATAGAGACTGCACTGCAAG CCACCAACTACTGCAAGATTGGGTGCACGGCTTCCTTGTGCAACAAATTAACTCCTTCTG GGAAAGGCGCCATGGAACACTGCACCAGTGGATGCCACGATCTGTGCACCAAGAACAACGCGGAAATTGCACAAGTCATCACGGCTTAA